Below is a genomic region from Luoshenia tenuis.
GCTGTGTTAAATGATCAAAAGGGGGAACACACATGTCCAAACGCATCTCTGTCGTATTCTGTCTTATGTTGGCCGTGGCGATGGCATTCTCGACCGTAGGATGCGCGCAGCCCGCGGCGGACAGCGCTGCCAGCTCGGCCCCATCCGGCGATGCTTCTGCATCTACCGAGGCGGGCGGCGGTGAAGCGATCACCCTGGAGTTCTGGGATATGGCCTGGGGTCCGGCGGAAAAATATCCGCCTACGGCTGAAGCCATTGCGCACCGTTATACTGAAGAGGTAGCTTCCAATGTCACCATCAATTATACGAATCTGCCCTGGAACAATAACTTTGAGCAGTATTCTACCGCCGTTGCCTCCAACAGCGCCCCGGATGTAGCCATTGGTAATGGCTTTATGCCCTTCCAGTTTGCGGTGAATGACGAGGCGGCCGATATTGGCTGGATCGTGGATGAGTGGAAAAAGGAAGGTACCGATGGGGACTTCCTGGAAGGCATGCTGGATTACTATGTGTACCATGACAAGGTAGTGGGTATTCCGTTTAACTACGACCCGCGCGCGACCTACTATCGTGCAGATCTGCTGGCGGAAAAAGGCCTGCAATGCCCCACGACCTATGATGAGTTCATCAATGTGACCAAGCAAATGACGGATAAAGAGAACGAGTTTTACGGCTTTGCTTTCGGCGTCGTTTCGGATTCCGCAGGCCCGTTCAGCAATTATGCCACCGGCAACGGCGGCATGCTGTACGATAAAGACGGCAACGCGAATATTAATAGTGAGCGCAACTTGCAGGTGATGAAGTTCTTCCGTACATTGCTGGACGAAGGCTGCCTGCCCGAGGGCATTGAGGGTTACAGCGGTCCGGATGCCACCAAGCTGTTTGCGGCAGGCCAGGCGGCGTTCTGCTACAAAGCGGTTGGCGACTATAAAAACGCGGTCACCACCGATGGTTATACCACCGATCAAGTCAAGATCATGCCTCCGCTCAAATCGCCCTCCGGCGTGCAAAAGGCGCAGCTGTGCGTGAACGGTTATATGGTATTCGAGCAGTCCGCGCATAAAGAAGAAGCCATGAAATTCCTGAAGTGGTTCTCTGAGAACAGCGCTGACCTGTGGGATCAGGAGAAGGGCGCGCAAGATGGCTTCCCGGCCCGCCTAAGCTTTATGAACGAGCTTGACGAATTCAAGAAGGATTACCGACAGGAGGGGATCACCAAGATCCTGAACAACGGCATTACGCTGTGCTATCCTATGCTGAATGGTTCGCCCAGCGCCGCAATGGCTGAAGGCCAGAAATATGATATGATCATTTTGCAGGCGGCGCTGACGATGGATGAGCAGGGTATGAAAGATACGTTGGAAAAACTAAATAATGAATTCCAGCAAATCATCGATGAGCAGGATTGATGAACAGCTATAAGCAAAGTAAAACGGGGTGCAGCTTAGCTGCGCCCCGTTTCGCTATTATACGACAAATTTACATATTGACAAAAATAAGGCAAAAAGTTATACTTAACCAAAGAATATCGTTTGTTTACATATTATATTTACAAATCACGTATTTTGTCATAATTTAACTTTTTCATCTAATGGGATTACAAATATCATCTCGCCGGTTAGGGGATGGGCTGATATTTGCAATAGGGTGGACTGGCTATACAAATAAAGCCGGCACTCAAGAAATTCAAGAGGGGGAACACACATGTCGAAACGTATCTCTGTCGTCTTCTGTCTGCTGCTGGTTGTGGCGATGGCATTCTCGATCGTAGGATGCTCGCAGCCCGCGGACAACTCTGCTGGTTCGGCTTCGTCCGGCGATGCTTCTACATCCGCCGGTGCGGACAATGCTGAGCCGGTCGAACTGGAATTCTGGGATATGGCCTGGGGCAAGGCGGAAAAGTATCCGCCCGCGGCTGAGGCTATCATCGAAAGGTACTGCACTGAAGTAGCGCCCAACGTATCGATCAAGTACACCAACCTGCCCTGGGGCAACTGGTTCGAGACCTATTCCACGGCCGTGGCTTCCAACGGTGCGCCGGACGTGGCCATCGGCGGCGGTTTCATGCCCTTCCAGTTCGCGGTGAACAACGAAGCGGCTGATCTGCAGTGGATCATCGACGAGTGGAAAAAGGAAGGCACCGACGGCGACTTCCTGGAAGGCATGTTGGACTACTACGTGTATCATGACAAAGTAGTGGGTATTCCCTTCAACTACGATCCGCGCGCGACCTATTACCGCGACGACTGGTTTAAAGAAAAGGGCGTTGCGGTGCCCACGACTTATGATGAGTTCATCAGCGCAGCCAAGCAGATGACCGATAAGGAAAAGGGTATTTACGGTTTTGCGTTTGGCGTTGTAACGGATGCGGCTGGTCCCTTCATGAACTATGCTACCGGCAACGGCGGCATGCTGTATGACAAAGACGGCAATGCGAACATCAACAACGAGCGTAACCTGCAGGTGATGAAGTTCTTCCGCGCGCTGCTGGACGAGGGTTGCCTGCCCGAGGGCATCGAGGGTTACAGCGGACCGGATGCGACCAAGTTGTTCAGCGCTGGCCAGGCGGCGATTTGCTACAAAGCTGTAGGCGACTATAAAAATGCTGTGACATTGGATGGCTTTACGACGGATCAGGTCAAGATCATGGCCCCGCTGAAATCGCCCTCCGGTGTGCAGAAAGCTCAGCTGTGCGTAAACGGCTATCTGGTATTTGAGCAGTCTGAAAACAAGCCCGAAGCGATGAAGTTCCTGAAATGGTTCTCCGAGAACAGCCAGGATCTGTGGGATCAGGACAAGGGCGGCCAGGACGGCTTCCCGGCTCGCCAGAGCTTCATGGACGAGATGGATGAGTTCAAGAAGGATTACCGCCAGGAGGCGATCACCAAGATCCTGTCCAACGGCATCACGCTGTGCTACCCCATGATCAGCGGCGCGCCCAGCGCTTCCGCGGCAGAGGGTCAGAAGTTTGATATGATCTGCTTGCAGGCCGCTTTGTCCATGGACGAGGCTGGTATGAAGAAGACGCTGGAAGATTTAAATGAGCAGTTCCAGCAGATCATTGACGAGCAGGATTAGGAAAGAAGATTAGACTAGCAAAAAGAGAGGCGCCGCGGCGCCTCTCTTTTTATTGTGTCTTAAATGTGAAATAATAAGGAGGAAATATGTTTTAGTTGACGAAAATGTTTCTAATTGCTATAATCGTACATGAAATATTCATGATTACTGCAATGATTACACAAATTGCGTTATTATGACATATTTATCCTTGCTGGGGTTACAAATACATGTCCATATCCCATGGGAAGAACATGTATTTGCAATAGAGTGGGGCGTTTATATTTTGAAGAGATTCAAAAAGACGGGCTGCACTCGATCATTACAAAAGGGGGAACACACATGTCGAAACGTATCTCTGTCGTCTTTTGTCTGCTGTTGGTTGTGGCGATGGCATTCTCGATCGTAGGATGCTCTTCTCAGCCCGCGGCAGATAACTCTGCCAGCTCGGCTCCGTCTGGCGATGCTTCTGCGTCTGCCAGCGCGGATAATGCTGAGCCGGTGAACCTGGAGTTCTGGGATATGGCCTGGGGCCCGGCGGAGCAGTACCCGCCCACGGCTGAGGCCATTATCGAGAAGTACACCACCGAGGTGGCTCCGAACGTCTCCATTAAGTACACGAACCTGCCCTGGAGCAACTGGTTCGAGACCTATTCCACGGCTGTGGCTTCCAATGGTGCGCCTGATGTAGCCATCGGCGGCGGTTACATGCCCTTCCAGTTCGCGGTAAACAATGAGGCGGCCGATATTGGCTGGATCGTTGACGAGTGGAAGAAGGAAGGCACCGACGGCGATTTCCTGGAAGGCATGCTGGACTACTATGTTTATCATGACAAAGTGATCGGCATCCCCTTCAACTATGATCCGCGCGCTACCTATTATCGTGCCGACCTGTTGGCGGAAAAAGGCCTGGAAGTACCGACCACCTACGAAGAGTTCATTGATGTTACCAGCAAGATGTCCGATCCTGCCAACAACTTCTACGGCTTCACGTTCTCCGTTGTGGGCAGCACGGCTGGCCCGTTCAGCAATGTAGCTACCGGCAACGGCGGTATGCTGTATGACAAAGACGGCAATGCGAACATCAACAGCGAGCGCAACCTGCAGGTTATGAAGTTCTTCCGCGCTTTGAAAGATGCGGGCAGCCTGCCGGATGGTACCGAAGGTTATGCCGATAGCGATTGCACCAAGTTGTTCGCCGCCGGCGGCGCGGCGTTCTGCTACAAGGGCGTTGGCGACTACAAAAACGCTGTGACCAAAGACGGCTTCACCACCGATCAGGTCAAGATCATGGCTCCTTTGAAATCGCCCTCCGGTGTACAGAAGGCTCAGCTGTGCGTGAACGGCTACCTGGTATTCGAGCAGTCCGAAAATAAAGAAGCTGCAATGAAGTTCCTGAAATGGTTCTCTGAGAACAGCCAGGATCTGTGGGATTCTGACAAGGGCGCCCAGGATGGTTTCCCGGCTCGCCAGAGCTTCATGAACGAGATGGACGAGTTTAAGAAGGATTATCGCCAGGAGGCGATCACCAAGATTCTGTCCAACGGCATCACGCTGTGCTACCCCATGCTCAGCGGCGCGCCCAGCGCTTCCGTTGCTGAGGGCCAGAAGTATGACATGCAGCTCATGCAGGCTGCTCTGACCATGGACGAGCAGGGCATGAAGGATACGCTGGAAAAACTGAATACGGAATTCCAGAAAGTTATCGACGAGCAGGACTAAAATCCATTCGTAACTGAAAAAAAGAGACGGCATAGCCGTCTCTTTTTTTATGCATTTCTTGGAAAATTAGCGTCAAATAAGAAGTGGATGTAAAAAAAGTGAAAAAAGTCCTCAAAAATCCCCCTGTTTTATTAGTTGACTAAGCTTATTTCGTTTTGATATTATAACATCAAAATGAAAGATTATGAATGGAACATGATTGGTGCTCTATTTATAATCAGCTCTTCTATATTGGAAGGGCGAAGAAAAACAGAAAGGGGAACACACGCATGTCAAAACGTATCTCTGTCGTATTTTGCCTGCTTTTGGTTGTGGCGATGGCATTCTCCGTTGTGGGATGCTCGCAGCCGGCAGACAACTCTGCCAGTTCGGCTTCGTCCGGCGACGCTTCCGCGTCTACGGGTGACAGCTCCGAGCCGGTGAACCTGGAATTCTGGGATATGGCCTGGGGCCCGGCGGAGCAGTATCCGCCCACGGCTGAGGCCATCATCGAGAAGTACACCACTGAGGTGGCTCCGAATGTCTCCATCAACTACACGAACCTGCCCTGGAGCAACTGGTTCGAGACCTATTCCACGGCTGTGGCTTCCAACGGTGCGCCGGACGTGGCCATCGGCGGCGGTTACATGCCCTTCCAGTTCGCGGTGAACAACGAAGCTGCCGACCTGCAGTGGATCATCGACGAGTGGGAGAAGGAAGGCACCACTGATGACTTCCTGGAGGGTATGCTGGACTACTATGTCTATCATGACAAAGTGATTGGTATTCCGTTCAACTACGACCCGCGCGCGATCTTCTATCGTGCCGACATCCTGGAGGAAAAGGGTCTGGAAGTGCCGACCACCTATGATGAGTTCATCGATGTGACCAGCAAGCTTTCCGATCCTGCCAACAACTTCTACGGCTTCACGTTCTCCGTTGTGGGCAGTGCGGCAGGCCCGTTCAGCAACATGGCCACCGGCAACGGCGGTATGCTGTATGACAAAGACGGCAACGCGAACATCAACAGCGAGCGCAACCTGCAGGTTATGAAGTTCTTCCGCGCTTTGAAAGATGCGGGCAGCCTGCCGGATGGTACCGAAGGTTATGCCGATAGCGACTGCACCAAGCTGTTTGCTTCCGGCGGTGCCGCGTTCTGCTACAAGGGCGTTGGCGACTACAAAAACGCTGTGACCAAAGACGGCTTCACCACCGATCAGGTCAAGATCCTCACCCCGCTGAAATCGCCCTCTGGTGTACAGAAGGCTCAGCTGTGCGTGAACGGCTACCTGGTATTCGAGCAGTCTGATCAGAAGCAGGAAGCGATGAAGTTCCTGAAATGGTTCTCCGAGAACAGCCAGGATCTGTGGGATTCCGAGAAGGGCGCCCAGGATGGTTTCCCGGCTCGCCAGAGCTTCATGAACGAGATGGAAGAGTTCCAGAAAGATTATCGCCAGGAGGCGATCACCAAGATCCTGTCCAACGGTATCACGCTGAGCTATCCCATGCTGAACGGCTCGCCCAGCGCTTCCGTTGCTGAGGGCCAGAAGTATGACATGCAGATCATGCAGGCTGCTCTGACCATGGACGAGCAGGGCATGAAGGATACGCTGGAAAAACTGAACGCCGAATTCCAGGAGGTTATCGACGAGCAGGACTAAGGCATAGGCTATCCTAATAAAGAGAGGCGAAAAAATCGCCTCTCTTTTTCTTTTGTCAACACAATTAAGGCGAAAGATAATTAATTATGTCAAAATTAAGAATAAATGAGGCTAAGCAGGGTTTTGATTGACACTCATCTTTGTGAACTGCTATAATCGTCCATGCAGTATCCGTTTTTTATGCATTTATTACGTAATTCATGTATAAAGGACATATTGTTCACGAGAGGGTTACAAGTTCCCAGTTGTCTTAGGACTGTTGGGACTGTAATGGTGTAAGCTATTGGAGGGTTTAGCAATAGCCTGCACTCGATCATTACAAAAGGGGGAACACACATGTCGAAACGTATCTCTGTCGTCTTTTGTCTGCTGTTGGTTGTGGCGATGGCATTCTCCGTTGTGGGATGCTCGCAGCCGGCAGACAACTCTACCAGCTCGGCTTCGTCCGGCGACGCTTCCGCGTCTACGGGTGACAGCTCCGAGCCGGTGAACCTGGAGTTCTGGGATATGGCCTGGGGCCCGGCGGAAAACTATCCGCCCACGGCTGAGGCCATCATCGAGAAGTACACCACTGAGGTGGCTCCGAACGTCTCCATCAACTACACGAACCTGCCCTGGAGCAACTGGTTCGAGACCTATTCCACGGCTGTGGCTTCCAACGGTGCGCCGGATGTGGCCATCGGCGGCGGTTACATGCCCTTCCAGTTCGCGGTGAACAATGAAGCTGCCGACCTGCAGTGGATTGTTGACGAGTGGAAGAAGGAAGGCACCGACGGCGACTTCCTGGAGGGCATGCTGGATTACTATCGCTTTAAAGATAAGCAGATTGGTATTCCGTTCAACTATGACCCCCGTGCGACGTTCTACCGTGCCGACCTGCTGGAAGAAAAAGGCCTGGAGTGCCCCACGACTTATGACGAGTTCATTAGCGTGACTAAGCAGATGACCGATAAGGACAATGGCTTCTATGGCTTCACGTTCTCCGTTGTGGGCAGCGCGGCTGGCCCGTTCAACAACATGGCCACCGGCAATGGCGGTATGCTGTACACCAAAGACGGCAACGCGAACATCAACAGCGAGCGCAACCTGCAGGTTATGAAGTTCTTCCGCGCTTTGAAGGATGAAGGCTGCCTGCCTGAGGGTACTGAGGCCTATGCCGATAGCGACTGCACCAAGCTGTTCGCCGCCGGCGGTGCCGCGTTCTGCTACAAGGGCGTTGGCGACTACAAAAACGCTGTGACCAAAGACGGTTTCACCACCGATCAGGTCAAGATCATGCCCCCGCTGAAATCGCCCTCTGGTGTGCAGAAGGCTCAGCTGTGCGTGAATGGCTACCTGGTATTTGAACAGTCTCAGAACAAGCAGGAAGCGATGAAGTTCCTGAAATG
It encodes:
- a CDS encoding ABC transporter substrate-binding protein; protein product: MSKRISVVFCLMLAVAMAFSTVGCAQPAADSAASSAPSGDASASTEAGGGEAITLEFWDMAWGPAEKYPPTAEAIAHRYTEEVASNVTINYTNLPWNNNFEQYSTAVASNSAPDVAIGNGFMPFQFAVNDEAADIGWIVDEWKKEGTDGDFLEGMLDYYVYHDKVVGIPFNYDPRATYYRADLLAEKGLQCPTTYDEFINVTKQMTDKENEFYGFAFGVVSDSAGPFSNYATGNGGMLYDKDGNANINSERNLQVMKFFRTLLDEGCLPEGIEGYSGPDATKLFAAGQAAFCYKAVGDYKNAVTTDGYTTDQVKIMPPLKSPSGVQKAQLCVNGYMVFEQSAHKEEAMKFLKWFSENSADLWDQEKGAQDGFPARLSFMNELDEFKKDYRQEGITKILNNGITLCYPMLNGSPSAAMAEGQKYDMIILQAALTMDEQGMKDTLEKLNNEFQQIIDEQD
- a CDS encoding ABC transporter substrate-binding protein, with the translated sequence MSKRISVVFCLLLVVAMAFSVVGCSQPADNSTSSASSGDASASTGDSSEPVNLEFWDMAWGPAENYPPTAEAIIEKYTTEVAPNVSINYTNLPWSNWFETYSTAVASNGAPDVAIGGGYMPFQFAVNNEAADLQWIVDEWKKEGTDGDFLEGMLDYYRFKDKQIGIPFNYDPRATFYRADLLEEKGLECPTTYDEFISVTKQMTDKDNGFYGFTFSVVGSAAGPFNNMATGNGGMLYTKDGNANINSERNLQVMKFFRALKDEGCLPEGTEAYADSDCTKLFAAGGAAFCYKGVGDYKNAVTKDGFTTDQVKIMPPLKSPSGVQKAQLCVNGYLVFEQSQNKQEAMKFLKWFSENSQDLWDSDKGAQDGFPARVSYMDTMDEFKKEYRQEAITKILNNGITLCYPMLSGVPSASVAEGQKYDMQILQSALTMDEAGMKKTLDDLNTEFQKIIDEQDK
- a CDS encoding ABC transporter substrate-binding protein, whose protein sequence is MSKRISVVFCLLLVVAMAFSVVGCSQPADNSASSASSGDASASTGDSSEPVNLEFWDMAWGPAEQYPPTAEAIIEKYTTEVAPNVSINYTNLPWSNWFETYSTAVASNGAPDVAIGGGYMPFQFAVNNEAADLQWIIDEWEKEGTTDDFLEGMLDYYVYHDKVIGIPFNYDPRAIFYRADILEEKGLEVPTTYDEFIDVTSKLSDPANNFYGFTFSVVGSAAGPFSNMATGNGGMLYDKDGNANINSERNLQVMKFFRALKDAGSLPDGTEGYADSDCTKLFASGGAAFCYKGVGDYKNAVTKDGFTTDQVKILTPLKSPSGVQKAQLCVNGYLVFEQSDQKQEAMKFLKWFSENSQDLWDSEKGAQDGFPARQSFMNEMEEFQKDYRQEAITKILSNGITLSYPMLNGSPSASVAEGQKYDMQIMQAALTMDEQGMKDTLEKLNAEFQEVIDEQD
- a CDS encoding ABC transporter substrate-binding protein; its protein translation is MSKRISVVFCLLLVVAMAFSIVGCSSQPAADNSASSAPSGDASASASADNAEPVNLEFWDMAWGPAEQYPPTAEAIIEKYTTEVAPNVSIKYTNLPWSNWFETYSTAVASNGAPDVAIGGGYMPFQFAVNNEAADIGWIVDEWKKEGTDGDFLEGMLDYYVYHDKVIGIPFNYDPRATYYRADLLAEKGLEVPTTYEEFIDVTSKMSDPANNFYGFTFSVVGSTAGPFSNVATGNGGMLYDKDGNANINSERNLQVMKFFRALKDAGSLPDGTEGYADSDCTKLFAAGGAAFCYKGVGDYKNAVTKDGFTTDQVKIMAPLKSPSGVQKAQLCVNGYLVFEQSENKEAAMKFLKWFSENSQDLWDSDKGAQDGFPARQSFMNEMDEFKKDYRQEAITKILSNGITLCYPMLSGAPSASVAEGQKYDMQLMQAALTMDEQGMKDTLEKLNTEFQKVIDEQD
- a CDS encoding ABC transporter substrate-binding protein — translated: MSKRISVVFCLLLVVAMAFSIVGCSQPADNSAGSASSGDASTSAGADNAEPVELEFWDMAWGKAEKYPPAAEAIIERYCTEVAPNVSIKYTNLPWGNWFETYSTAVASNGAPDVAIGGGFMPFQFAVNNEAADLQWIIDEWKKEGTDGDFLEGMLDYYVYHDKVVGIPFNYDPRATYYRDDWFKEKGVAVPTTYDEFISAAKQMTDKEKGIYGFAFGVVTDAAGPFMNYATGNGGMLYDKDGNANINNERNLQVMKFFRALLDEGCLPEGIEGYSGPDATKLFSAGQAAICYKAVGDYKNAVTLDGFTTDQVKIMAPLKSPSGVQKAQLCVNGYLVFEQSENKPEAMKFLKWFSENSQDLWDQDKGGQDGFPARQSFMDEMDEFKKDYRQEAITKILSNGITLCYPMISGAPSASAAEGQKFDMICLQAALSMDEAGMKKTLEDLNEQFQQIIDEQD